The Dethiosulfovibrio peptidovorans DSM 11002 nucleotide sequence ACGGTGAAAGTTCGTCCATTCTAAGAAAGGGAGAGGGTTTTATGGCTAAACTTCCGAAGAACGTTTGCGAGGCCTGGGACGACAGGGACGGTGCGATCGTACTGTCTACCGTAGACGGAGAGGGAGTTCCGAACTCCATCTATGCCACCTGCGTGAGCCGCTTCGACGACGAGACACTGGTCGTCGCGGATAACTATTTTGACAAGACCAGAAAGAACATCTCCAAAGGCGGAAAAGGATCTCTGCTTTTCATAACCAAAGCGGGCAAGTCCTTTCAGGTCAAGGGCAAGATCGAGTATCACGACAACGGTCCGATCTTCGACGATATGAAGACCTGGAATCCCGAAAAACATCCGGGACACGCCGCGGCGGCCTTGAAGGTGGAGGAGGTCTACTCGGGGGCGGAGAAGCTCCTTTAGGGCATCTCTAAAAACGCTATCCCTCGGAGAGGTCGTTTCGGCTCCGCCCTGTCTCGCCCGAACGTATTCCCGACCTGCCTGTTTCGCACGACCGCCTCGGAGGGCACGTCCTGTGCCCCCTCGGCTTGGGGCGACGTCCTGTCGCCCCATTCGTACTACACGACGACAGGTCGGAAATACGGGCTCGAACGGGCTTCGCCGAAACGACCTCTCCGAGGAAACTCGGACGCGAGTTTTTAGAGGTGTTCTGTAGTAAAAGCGATCGGCCCGGGCCGATCGCTTTTACTCATTTCGTGAGCTTGAACAGGACGGGAATCCTGACCTTGGCGGAGAGGTCGGAGGAAAAACGCCAATCCCTCAGGGCTTTAAGAGCGGCCTTGTCTAACCTTGGAGCTCCGGAGCTTTTCTCTATTCTGGTATCGATCACCCTGCCTTTTTTTACCGAAAGCAAGACCGTGACGGTACCCTGTTCCTTTCTCTTCCTGGATATGAGGGGGTATTCCGGTATCTCTCTGTGTTTTACGGTCACGTCATGTTCCGACAGTATCTCCCCTCTGGATGAAGCGGCCGGTTTTTTAGCTTCTCCATCTCCTTTATGGGGTCCTTCTTTCTGAGACGTCCCTTCTTTCTGACCCTTGCCGGGAGGAGCTTGCCCCGCGGATTTTGTAGTTTTCTCGTCCTCTTTTTGAGGAGGTAGGGAGACTTTCTTCTCGGGGCCGTCTTTTTTTTCCTCTATCTTCGGCTTTTCTGTCTTTTCCCTTCGTGGTTTGGCTACAGGTGTTTTTTTTACGACCGGTTTCGTCTTTTCGACGGTTTTTTGAGGTTTTTCTGGAGTCTTTATCTTTGAGTCTTCTTTTGTGTGTGGGGGGTCCACTTCCTTGGATGTAGTTGGTTTTAAAGGGGCAGCTTTTTCCGCCTTGGGTCTTTCCGTAGGAATCTCGGCCATGGCGCTCCCGCCGTCTTCTCCCACGGCCGACTCGGTTTTCGACCGTGTCCTGACCAATTTTACCGATATGGTTCCTATGGAGTCGCTTTCCTTCGGAGCCCACGGTATAAGAAATAGCAGCCCTGCATGGAGGATCAGACTAGCCGCGATAGTGACGATCCATCTTTTCACGGTTCGGTTCCCTTGAGACCGAGCCCTATGGTGGTTATGCCGTTTTCTCTCATCCTGTCGAGGAGGGTCGCAACGTCTCCGTAGGGTATCGAACGGTCGGCGGTGAGTATCAGGGATCTCCCGGCGGCGATCGCTTCCTTGGCCATGATTATCAGATCGTCTTTTTCGACGGGAGTGTCGTCCCAGTAGATGGTTCCGTCGTGAGAGATGGTGACGGTTATTCCCTGTTCCTCCGGCGGGTTTCCCCTCCCGTCCGGGAGGTCCACCGGAATCTGGCCTTGAACGAAGGACGCTGTCAAAACGAAGAATATGATGAGTATGAAGAGGACGTCTATAAGAGGGGTTAGCTCAACGTCCGCCTGTGGACGACGTTTCACGGTCTCATCATCTTTTCCCTGAGGATAAAGTCTGCCCCTCTGGAGAGGGTTTCCTCGATATCGTCAACCTTGGAGCTAAGGAGCGAGTGGCACAGAACCGCCGGAACAGCCACAGCCAGCCCGGCCACCGTGGTTAGCAGGGCCTTCCATATTCCACCGGCCAGGGCCACCATGGGGGCCTGATCTGTCTCGGGGAGGGATTGGAAGATATCCACCATGCCTAGGACCGTCCCCAGAAGCCCGAGTAGGGGAGCTATTCTGGCGACGGCGGAGAGGATGGACAGCCCCTTGCTCCATCTGAAGACCTCTCTCCTTATCTGGCCGTCCAGCAGCATCTTGAGCGAGTCTCCGTCGGTCTTCCAATGGTTGACACCAGCCAGGAAAAGCCGTCTCAGAGAGGTGTCCTTTTCCCGGAGGAGCGACGTGGCTCCCGCCGGATCTCCCTCGTAAAGTCGCTCGCATAGGGCCTGTTCGACCTTTTCCGGATTCTCCCAGGAGTTCATGAAAAAGAAGGCTCTTTCCAATACCACGGCTAAGCCTATCACCGAAAGTCCGGCTATGCACCAGACCACCGGTCCGCCTAGATTCAGAAAGCTCAGGATCGACTCAGCCATCGTGCCACCTCCACCGCTCCGTAGGTTATTACAATGTCCGCTCCGGACCGCCTAAGCGCCATGTGGGCCTCCAGCATGGATTTCTTCCAGTCCAGCGCCCCTGCCTCGGAGGCATGTCGCAGCATCATGTATTCTCCACTTACCATATAGGCAGCCATGGGGAGCAGAGAGTTTTTTCTTATCTCGGATATCATGTCCATGTAGAGCAGAGAGGGCTTTACCATCAGTATATCCGCCCCTTCCTCCTCGTCTTGAAGGGCCTCTCTGATGGCCTCTCTGCCGTTTGCGGGATCCATCTGATAGCCGGAGCGGTCGCCTTTGCCGGGAGCACTGTGTGCGGCCTCCCTGAAGGGGCCGTAGAAGGCGGAGTGGAACTTGGCCGAGTATCCCATTATGGACGTTTCGGTGAAACCAGTTTCGTCCAGGGCGTTTCTGATGGCTCCTACCTGCCCGTCCATCATGGCCGACGGGGCTACCATATGAGCTCCGCTTCTGGCGTGACTGACGGCGGTCTCGGCCAGCCTGCGGAGGGTGGCGTCGTTGTCCACCGATCCATCTTCCCTCAATATGCCGCAGTGGCCGTGGTCGGTGTACTGGCAGAGACATACGTCTGTTGCTACGAGAATAGAGTCCCCGTATCGTTTCAACATGTCTGAGACGGCTCTCTGGACCGGAGCCTCTCCGTCGCTGGCTGATGTCCCCCTGGGGTCCTTTTCTTCCGGTATTCCGAAGAGAAGGAACCTCTTTATGCCCGCCTCCATCGCTGGTTCCACTACCTCGCAGAGTCTGTCGACGCTGATATGGTCGACGCCTTGGAGAGACGATATGGGGGTCTTTACCCCCTTCCCCTCGACGACGAAGAGGGGAAGCATCATGTGTTCAGGTCTCAGGATGGTCTCGCGGACGGAGTCGGCAAGCGCCCCGTTGCCTCTCAGTCTTCTTAGCCTGTTGTGGGGATAGCCGCATCTGATCTCCTTCAATTTACAGTCCTCTTTTCTTCATCTCGGCGAAGACCTCTTCCACCGCTTTTACCGTGGAAGTCACGTCCTCTTCCGTGTGGGAGGAGGATACCATTATGGTCTCGTAGGCGGAGGGGGCGAAGTAATGCCCTCTGCTTAGCATTCCCGAGAAGAACGCCGGGTAAAGGTCCACCCTTCCGGCCTTGACTTCATCCAGGTTTTTAGGCACGTTCTCGGAGAAGAACATGCCCACCAGCCCTCCCAATCTGGTGGTGCTCATTGGGAAACCCCATTTTCTTCCGCCGTCTCTAAGTCCTATCTCGAGAGATTCCGCCGCTTTTTCAAGCGCCTCGTAGGTTCCCTCCCTGGACAATTCCTCCAGCGTCGCCAAGCCTGCCGCCATGGCCAGAGGATTGCCGGACAGGGTTCCCGCCTGGTAGATATCTCCTACAGGGGAGAGGCGGTCCATAATGTCGGACCTGCCTCCGAAGGCTCCCACCGGAAGTCCTCCTCCTATTACCTTTCCAAGACATGTTAGGTCCGGGACGACGTTCTCGACCTGTTGGGCCCCTCCCATTGAGTTGCGGAATCCGGTTATGACCTCGTCGAATATCAGAAGGGATCCGTGTGTTTCTGTGAGCTTCCTTAAACCGTCCAGGAAACCGGGAACAGGGGGGACCAGCCCCATGTTCCCCGCCCATGGTTCCACTATGACGGCGGCTATGGTGGATCCCTCCGACTCGAACAGTGCCTCCGCTTTGTCCAGGTTGTTGAAGGGGAGCACCAACGTGTCTTTTGCGGTTCCCTCGGTTATCCCAGGACTGGTCGGAACGCCGAAGGTCAAGGCCCCGCTACCTGCAGCCACCAGGAGAGAGTCGCTGTGGCCGTGGTAACACCCGTCGAATTTAACGATCCTGTCTCTGCCGGTGCAACCTCGGGCCAGCCTAAGGGCCGACATGGTAGCCTCTGTTCCGGAGCTTACGAAACGGACTTTCTCCATGGAGGGGAATACCGATTTCACCGCCATCGCCAGCATTACTTCCTGTACGCAGGGGGCTCCGAAAGAAGTGGATTTTTCAGCGGCGCTCTTTACCGCCTCTACCACCAAGGGGTGGGAGTGACCGAGTATGAGAGGTCCCCAGCTGCATACGTAATCGGTGTAGCGGTTCCCCTCCAGGTCATAGACCGACGATCCCTCGCCTCTGACCAGAAACAGAGGCTCCCCGCCGACGGCCTTCCAAGCCCTGACCGGGCTGTTGACCCCACCGACCAGGTGTTTGCAGGCGGTGTTGAACATTTCTTCGTTGGTCATCACAAGTCATCCCTTTCGTCTTTGCAAGGAGGTCAGGCATTCTATCAGTCCCTCTATGGAGGGATCGCCCATGACCTCCGGTTCCATGGATAGAGTCTCCCGGATTGCTTCGGCGCAGTGCGCCCCCCAGGCCACAGGGATTATTCCCTCACTAGATCTTCCGAACCTGGCTGCCCAGGCCTCTACCATGGCGGCGCTTCCGAATACGACGCAGTCCAACCCCGATTCATCCCAGCAAAGAGGATAGATATCCTCTCCCGGGAGCTCGGCTCTCTCCATCCTGTAGGCCGAGGATGTGAGCACCGTCGCCCCAACCCTGCGAGCCGCCTGGACCGGCAGATCGGAGGCCCTCTCGTTTCGGAAGAAGAGGATCGACTGACCGTATGAGACGTGTTTTTCTACCGTGTCGGCCAAGCCCTCGGAGGTAGGGATCTCTGCCTCCAGGTCCGGATGAATCCCGATGTCGTAAAGGGCCTTGGAGGTCCCCGGCCCGATGGATATTATTCTGCCGCCTATCTTTCTGAGGTCCGTGACC carries:
- the hemL gene encoding glutamate-1-semialdehyde 2,1-aminomutase, with product MTNEEMFNTACKHLVGGVNSPVRAWKAVGGEPLFLVRGEGSSVYDLEGNRYTDYVCSWGPLILGHSHPLVVEAVKSAAEKSTSFGAPCVQEVMLAMAVKSVFPSMEKVRFVSSGTEATMSALRLARGCTGRDRIVKFDGCYHGHSDSLLVAAGSGALTFGVPTSPGITEGTAKDTLVLPFNNLDKAEALFESEGSTIAAVIVEPWAGNMGLVPPVPGFLDGLRKLTETHGSLLIFDEVITGFRNSMGGAQQVENVVPDLTCLGKVIGGGLPVGAFGGRSDIMDRLSPVGDIYQAGTLSGNPLAMAAGLATLEELSREGTYEALEKAAESLEIGLRDGGRKWGFPMSTTRLGGLVGMFFSENVPKNLDEVKAGRVDLYPAFFSGMLSRGHYFAPSAYETIMVSSSHTEEDVTSTVKAVEEVFAEMKKRGL
- a CDS encoding MotA/TolQ/ExbB proton channel family protein, with the protein product MAESILSFLNLGGPVVWCIAGLSVIGLAVVLERAFFFMNSWENPEKVEQALCERLYEGDPAGATSLLREKDTSLRRLFLAGVNHWKTDGDSLKMLLDGQIRREVFRWSKGLSILSAVARIAPLLGLLGTVLGMVDIFQSLPETDQAPMVALAGGIWKALLTTVAGLAVAVPAVLCHSLLSSKVDDIEETLSRGADFILREKMMRP
- a CDS encoding pyridoxamine 5'-phosphate oxidase family protein, with the protein product MAKLPKNVCEAWDDRDGAIVLSTVDGEGVPNSIYATCVSRFDDETLVVADNYFDKTRKNISKGGKGSLLFITKAGKSFQVKGKIEYHDNGPIFDDMKTWNPEKHPGHAAAALKVEEVYSGAEKLL
- the hemB gene encoding porphobilinogen synthase, with product MKEIRCGYPHNRLRRLRGNGALADSVRETILRPEHMMLPLFVVEGKGVKTPISSLQGVDHISVDRLCEVVEPAMEAGIKRFLLFGIPEEKDPRGTSASDGEAPVQRAVSDMLKRYGDSILVATDVCLCQYTDHGHCGILREDGSVDNDATLRRLAETAVSHARSGAHMVAPSAMMDGQVGAIRNALDETGFTETSIMGYSAKFHSAFYGPFREAAHSAPGKGDRSGYQMDPANGREAIREALQDEEEGADILMVKPSLLYMDMISEIRKNSLLPMAAYMVSGEYMMLRHASEAGALDWKKSMLEAHMALRRSGADIVITYGAVEVARWLSRS
- a CDS encoding energy transducer TonB translates to MKRWIVTIAASLILHAGLLFLIPWAPKESDSIGTISVKLVRTRSKTESAVGEDGGSAMAEIPTERPKAEKAAPLKPTTSKEVDPPHTKEDSKIKTPEKPQKTVEKTKPVVKKTPVAKPRREKTEKPKIEEKKDGPEKKVSLPPQKEDEKTTKSAGQAPPGKGQKEGTSQKEGPHKGDGEAKKPAASSRGEILSEHDVTVKHREIPEYPLISRKRKEQGTVTVLLSVKKGRVIDTRIEKSSGAPRLDKAALKALRDWRFSSDLSAKVRIPVLFKLTK
- a CDS encoding ExbD/TolR family protein, which translates into the protein MKRRPQADVELTPLIDVLFILIIFFVLTASFVQGQIPVDLPDGRGNPPEEQGITVTISHDGTIYWDDTPVEKDDLIIMAKEAIAAGRSLILTADRSIPYGDVATLLDRMRENGITTIGLGLKGTEP